In one window of Leptospira sp. GIMC2001 DNA:
- the lon gene encoding endopeptidase La, with protein MSAQDTNSSEIPGNLIQIEDFLPHETFLLPLKSRPVFPGIITPLVVPMGRFVASVEEAILKDRFLGLVLLKKDDSPEDSENNMFETGIVSRIIKKINLPDGGVNILVNTIRRFEISKITQHNPFLMANLSYPEEGLGTSKNAIKAMMRSLVILTKELAQNNPLFTEDMKLTMMNVDEPGKMADFVCSILNLEKEEYQSVIESFRIGDRLEKVLLYLKKEIELVHLQRKIQDQINDKIDKQQRQYFLREQMKAIQTELGLDQERSDRKYNKLIERLKALKLDEQIIEETQREVEKFHSTDPHSADYNVLRNYLDTLEALPWEASPVRNIDITKARRILDRDHYKLDDVKERILEFLAVHKLNPKGRGIILCLVGPPGVGKTSIARSVAEAAGRKFFRFSVGGMRDEAEIKGHRRTYVGAMPGKIINALRITKEKDPVILLDELDKMSVGFQGDPASALLEVLDPEQNSSFRDHYLDMPFDLSGVFFIATANTSDTIPRVLLDRMEIINLSGYITDEKVQIFKKYLWTRSLDRNGLKDKKIELDNKSIVPFINSYSRESGLRGLEKMTDKIVRKLALKSLEGKKIPKTISDKDIKELLGSPPFVDDRMIYPQVPGTALGLAWTSIGGTTLLIESVFVKGDGKIFLTGQLGKMMEESANIALSYIKNYVKDGTVFQDKSIHLHVPDGATPKDGPSAGITMATTILSLAINRVVKKGFAMTGEITLTGEVLAIGGLREKIVAAKRVGVKNIILPKDNLSNLEEVPEYVKKGLKFHLVSKFPEVAELLLGKI; from the coding sequence TTGAGCGCACAAGATACAAATAGTTCAGAAATTCCAGGTAACTTAATTCAAATCGAGGATTTTCTTCCGCATGAAACATTTTTGCTTCCATTGAAATCTAGACCTGTATTTCCAGGAATCATTACTCCACTTGTGGTTCCTATGGGAAGATTTGTTGCCTCCGTTGAAGAAGCAATCTTGAAAGATCGTTTCTTAGGACTAGTCTTACTCAAAAAAGATGATTCGCCTGAAGATTCTGAGAACAATATGTTCGAAACTGGAATTGTAAGTCGCATAATAAAAAAAATCAATCTGCCAGATGGTGGTGTTAACATTCTCGTTAATACGATTCGAAGATTTGAGATAAGCAAAATTACTCAGCACAATCCTTTTTTGATGGCAAACCTTAGCTATCCTGAAGAGGGACTTGGAACTTCTAAGAATGCAATCAAGGCGATGATGCGTTCACTTGTAATTCTTACTAAAGAACTTGCTCAGAACAATCCACTGTTCACAGAAGATATGAAGCTAACAATGATGAACGTGGATGAACCAGGTAAGATGGCAGATTTTGTATGCTCTATTCTCAATCTGGAGAAAGAAGAATATCAATCTGTGATCGAATCATTTAGAATTGGTGATAGATTAGAAAAAGTATTATTGTATCTCAAGAAAGAAATTGAACTCGTTCATCTTCAGAGAAAAATTCAAGATCAGATCAATGACAAAATTGATAAACAGCAGAGACAGTATTTCTTAAGAGAGCAAATGAAAGCAATCCAAACAGAGTTGGGGCTTGACCAAGAACGATCGGATAGAAAATACAATAAATTGATAGAGCGTCTTAAGGCTTTAAAGCTAGATGAACAAATTATTGAAGAGACCCAACGTGAGGTTGAAAAGTTTCATTCAACTGATCCGCATAGTGCAGATTATAACGTTCTACGAAATTACCTTGATACCTTAGAAGCTCTCCCTTGGGAGGCAAGTCCTGTAAGGAATATAGATATAACTAAGGCTAGACGAATTCTTGATCGAGATCATTATAAATTGGATGATGTAAAAGAAAGAATTCTAGAATTTCTTGCAGTTCATAAGCTCAATCCTAAAGGCAGAGGAATTATTCTCTGCTTGGTTGGACCACCGGGAGTTGGCAAGACGTCGATTGCTCGAAGTGTTGCCGAAGCTGCAGGAAGGAAATTTTTTCGCTTTTCTGTGGGTGGAATGCGTGATGAGGCAGAAATCAAAGGACATCGTAGAACCTATGTGGGAGCTATGCCTGGCAAAATTATAAATGCACTTCGCATTACCAAAGAAAAAGATCCTGTAATACTGCTAGACGAACTGGACAAAATGTCCGTTGGCTTCCAAGGAGACCCTGCGTCCGCACTATTAGAAGTTCTAGATCCGGAACAAAATTCTAGCTTTAGAGATCATTATCTAGATATGCCATTTGATCTATCTGGGGTATTTTTTATTGCAACTGCCAATACATCGGATACAATTCCTCGTGTCTTACTTGATCGAATGGAAATAATAAATTTATCAGGATACATTACCGATGAGAAGGTTCAGATTTTCAAAAAATACTTATGGACTCGAAGTCTTGATAGGAATGGACTCAAAGATAAAAAAATCGAATTGGATAATAAATCCATTGTTCCGTTTATAAATTCTTATTCCAGAGAATCGGGACTTCGTGGTCTGGAGAAAATGACTGATAAAATTGTAAGAAAGCTTGCATTGAAGAGTCTTGAAGGCAAAAAAATACCGAAGACTATATCTGATAAAGATATAAAAGAATTACTTGGTTCTCCTCCTTTTGTAGATGATCGAATGATTTATCCACAAGTTCCTGGAACTGCCCTTGGACTTGCCTGGACATCCATTGGTGGAACTACTCTTTTGATTGAATCTGTATTCGTTAAAGGTGATGGGAAAATTTTCCTAACTGGTCAATTGGGCAAGATGATGGAAGAATCTGCAAATATAGCTTTGAGTTATATAAAAAATTATGTAAAAGATGGAACTGTATTCCAAGATAAGTCCATTCATCTTCACGTTCCAGATGGTGCCACACCTAAAGATGGTCCAAGTGCGGGGATTACAATGGCAACTACGATTCTTTCACTCGCAATCAATCGGGTGGTTAAGAAAGGTTTTGCAATGACAGGAGAGATCACTCTCACAGGTGAAGTTCTTGCAATTGGAGGACTAAGAGAGAAAATTGTTGCGGCAAAGAGAGTTGGTGTTAAAAATATCATTCTTCCAAAAGACAATCTTAGCAATCTTGAAGAAGTTCCCGAATATGTTAAGAAAGGATTAAAATTTCATCTAGTTTCTAAATTTCCAGAGGTAGCAGAATTGCTGTTAGGTAAAATATAA
- a CDS encoding transglycosylase domain-containing protein, with protein MNHEINRKNNVILVLEALKNLVVRFFIFLWEKRKPITIGVIIGGLALSFFYLGGSYVAWKNEKPRVVKSLDKFSGEINNFYDAFQPKPIVILDKNGVRIGEFYRKNFRPIRTDNLKDHKVFIWALLSSEDREFYNHSGINIISVLRAVVVNLVRFRFSQGGSTITQQLAKLTLNLGERNIFNKLTEVYATYYIESNFNKDEILAMYLNQIYLGQDNYGVEAASRYYFDKPASELSPAEAAMLVGTIPAPSVYNAVDRLHIALSRQRIVLVEMARTKDPNIRPAAPEVPSNFDSLLDESIRKFRKLYKVEEKKEDEKIVKITSSIASKGYDRNFNINLAPDFNLDIRRYILDNYSEEDLEGREITVHTTLDYEKQKIAETALREGITAIRSEILALANPPKKKTKNSPKPLSSDLANEIASGMRGSFVSLVPDSGEVEVFVNNLRISTSYRPNRIETSYRQPGSTIKALVYALAYEKRLVHPSSKVIDEKISFAGYSPKNWYAGYRGEITVRNAFAQSINTISVKLLNDIGIDYFFDKLGEILSLDDETIKKRFNRNLTLALGSGELTPMELAVIYATIQNGGKKIVPRKIRKVTDNLSTDDFNLLQPETYQVLDPIACAMATDTLQSVLTEEGTMPIRIPSQERFPMGGKTGTVQSPKEARKKWGDIVGVRDAWFSGLIPGAASVVWIGNEWGAPFPGSGSGTTGRVWWKFASSLGKRTELGNKLISSEVHGSFLRLDICADDGTQLETDWEKEFLASTPSVISSPVTEEKESKTAKKDPKEAIEKVEPKIPNPRYCKFPLFGQYYYIGDGAPRREIAVVRPTLENYDPEAREGESEVNEIDKENPSTTNGNNTKEDSIEQAEPVREGGVELDEPFIDNPAIPDNL; from the coding sequence ATGAATCATGAAATAAATCGTAAAAACAATGTTATACTAGTTTTGGAAGCTCTTAAGAATCTGGTAGTTCGATTTTTTATTTTTCTATGGGAGAAAAGAAAGCCAATCACGATCGGAGTTATAATTGGTGGACTTGCTCTTTCATTCTTCTACTTAGGTGGATCCTATGTAGCTTGGAAGAACGAAAAACCACGAGTTGTAAAAAGTTTAGATAAATTCTCCGGTGAAATCAATAATTTCTACGATGCTTTCCAGCCCAAACCAATTGTTATATTGGATAAAAATGGAGTTCGAATTGGTGAATTCTACCGAAAAAATTTCCGACCGATTCGCACTGATAATTTAAAAGATCATAAAGTGTTTATATGGGCGTTGCTATCTTCCGAAGATAGAGAGTTCTACAACCATTCAGGTATCAATATCATTTCTGTTCTTCGAGCGGTCGTTGTCAATTTAGTTCGCTTCCGTTTTTCGCAAGGTGGAAGCACAATTACCCAACAACTTGCAAAGCTGACCCTAAATTTGGGTGAAAGGAATATATTCAACAAGCTCACTGAAGTTTATGCAACATATTACATTGAATCGAATTTTAACAAAGATGAGATTCTTGCAATGTATCTCAATCAAATATATTTGGGTCAAGATAACTATGGAGTTGAGGCAGCATCAAGATACTATTTTGATAAACCAGCATCTGAACTCAGCCCTGCCGAAGCTGCAATGTTAGTTGGCACAATTCCTGCACCTTCTGTATACAATGCGGTTGATCGATTGCATATTGCTCTCAGTCGCCAACGTATCGTTTTGGTTGAGATGGCTCGGACGAAGGATCCAAACATTCGACCTGCTGCACCAGAGGTTCCTTCGAATTTTGATAGTTTATTAGATGAGTCTATTAGAAAGTTTCGGAAATTGTACAAAGTTGAAGAGAAAAAAGAAGATGAGAAAATTGTCAAAATTACTTCCAGCATAGCCTCGAAAGGTTATGACAGAAATTTTAATATAAACTTAGCTCCTGATTTCAATTTGGATATTCGCCGCTATATTTTAGATAATTATTCTGAAGAAGATTTAGAAGGCCGTGAAATAACCGTTCATACTACACTCGACTACGAAAAACAAAAAATTGCCGAGACAGCTCTTCGTGAAGGAATCACAGCAATACGTTCGGAAATTTTAGCACTTGCGAATCCACCCAAGAAAAAAACAAAAAACTCTCCTAAACCATTAAGTTCTGATCTGGCTAACGAAATTGCATCAGGAATGAGAGGAAGCTTCGTTTCATTGGTTCCGGATTCTGGAGAAGTGGAAGTGTTTGTTAACAATCTTCGTATATCTACTTCATACCGACCAAATCGGATTGAAACTTCTTATCGCCAACCAGGTTCCACCATAAAAGCGTTAGTTTATGCCCTGGCCTATGAGAAAAGATTGGTGCATCCTTCATCTAAAGTTATAGATGAGAAAATTTCCTTTGCTGGTTATTCACCGAAAAACTGGTATGCGGGATATAGAGGCGAAATCACAGTTCGAAATGCTTTTGCCCAATCGATTAATACGATATCTGTGAAATTATTAAACGATATTGGAATAGATTATTTTTTTGATAAATTGGGTGAGATTCTCTCTTTAGATGATGAGACTATAAAGAAGAGATTCAACCGCAACCTAACACTGGCACTAGGCTCGGGAGAGTTGACTCCGATGGAGCTTGCCGTTATCTACGCAACAATTCAAAATGGTGGGAAAAAAATAGTTCCCCGTAAAATACGAAAAGTTACGGACAATTTGTCCACAGACGATTTCAATTTATTGCAACCCGAAACATACCAAGTATTAGATCCAATTGCATGTGCTATGGCAACTGATACGTTACAATCCGTACTCACTGAAGAGGGAACTATGCCGATTCGCATACCTTCGCAAGAAAGATTTCCAATGGGCGGCAAGACTGGAACTGTGCAGAGCCCAAAAGAAGCGAGAAAGAAGTGGGGCGATATTGTTGGAGTTCGAGATGCTTGGTTTTCTGGACTTATTCCTGGAGCCGCATCGGTTGTGTGGATTGGAAATGAATGGGGTGCTCCATTTCCTGGTTCTGGATCTGGGACTACGGGAAGAGTATGGTGGAAATTTGCCTCTAGTTTAGGTAAGAGAACTGAGTTAGGAAATAAATTGATAAGCTCGGAAGTTCACGGTAGTTTTCTTAGGCTGGATATTTGCGCTGATGATGGAACTCAATTGGAGACAGATTGGGAGAAAGAATTTCTAGCTTCAACTCCAAGCGTTATTAGTAGCCCTGTAACTGAAGAGAAAGAATCGAAGACTGCAAAGAAAGATCCAAAGGAAGCTATAGAAAAAGTTGAACCTAAAATCCCGAACCCTAGATATTGTAAATTTCCCTTATTTGGTCAATACTATTATATTGGTGATGGTGCGCCAAGAAGAGAGATCGCAGTAGTTCGTCCAACTCTTGAGAATTACGATCCTGAAGCGCGTGAAGGAGAATCAGAAGTCAATGAAATTGATAAAGAAAATCCTTCAACGACTAATGGTAATAACACGAAGGAGGATTCTATAGAACAAGCAGAACCTGTTCGTGAAGGTGGGGTCGAATTGGATGAGCCTTTTATAGATAATCCAGCAATTCCGGATAATTTATAA
- a CDS encoding ABC transporter substrate-binding protein → MKTLSLLLCLLSLLFCSEKSTENPNDVVEISFTTDPTSLDPVLSTDLTTEKLIRLLNSTLYTYDKAGSLQNNLAVSSIENYETLSLDVQIKNQVSAEDVVQSIYKLIQTPGPRKETYNMIQSIEKLKVGNTVRFNLKKNYHKNPKNIFHSLKIALSFPAASIQNQTGAYNLDQWKKGNSLKLVSNPKFFEIFQDKKGKLPKNLNIHIIPQSTSAIFLFSKNKLDALKLSDFLLNHNLTKKNQVIAKKGRSVQYVAINHNNECFDQNFREAVNLAIDREKIIDKILENQAELTLASIPISRLGDEYKNNKQYLPQFSLMDAKALLEKSKCYPSLLNQELDFRMRGDDENQSKGRAVAEALRQLGLKIKIKGMEKAILYKENGMGLGDFTFLTWYADYESPMAFLDPVFHSAKVGNAGNRAFYKNSKLDESLAENDIQTAISILVQDKPWIFLWSIQENYLISKKIINYPELLDYL, encoded by the coding sequence ATGAAAACCTTATCTCTTCTTCTTTGCCTGTTGTCCCTTCTTTTTTGCAGCGAAAAATCTACAGAAAATCCTAACGATGTGGTCGAAATCTCCTTTACAACAGATCCAACCAGTTTGGATCCAGTGCTTTCAACCGATCTGACCACAGAAAAATTGATTCGATTATTGAACTCAACTCTATACACATACGATAAAGCAGGTTCGCTTCAAAATAATCTCGCAGTCTCATCCATTGAGAACTATGAAACCTTAAGTCTAGATGTTCAAATAAAAAATCAAGTTTCGGCAGAGGACGTTGTTCAATCTATATACAAACTTATCCAGACACCTGGTCCACGCAAAGAAACATACAATATGATCCAATCGATCGAAAAATTAAAAGTTGGTAATACAGTACGTTTTAATTTAAAAAAGAATTATCATAAGAATCCAAAAAATATTTTCCATTCTCTAAAAATTGCACTTAGCTTTCCTGCAGCGTCCATTCAAAATCAAACCGGCGCATACAATTTGGATCAATGGAAAAAAGGGAATTCTTTAAAATTAGTATCCAATCCTAAATTTTTCGAAATCTTTCAAGACAAGAAAGGAAAACTTCCGAAGAATCTGAATATTCATATCATTCCTCAATCTACATCTGCGATATTTCTTTTTTCTAAGAATAAATTGGACGCACTCAAATTATCAGATTTTTTACTTAATCACAACCTAACAAAAAAAAATCAAGTCATAGCAAAGAAAGGACGTTCTGTTCAGTATGTCGCTATTAACCACAACAATGAATGTTTCGATCAGAACTTCCGAGAGGCAGTGAATCTTGCAATAGACCGAGAAAAAATTATCGATAAAATTTTAGAAAATCAAGCAGAATTAACTCTCGCAAGCATCCCAATATCGAGACTTGGCGACGAATACAAAAACAATAAGCAGTATCTTCCTCAATTTTCCCTCATGGACGCCAAAGCTCTATTAGAAAAATCCAAATGCTATCCAAGCTTACTCAATCAAGAATTGGATTTTCGAATGCGAGGTGACGATGAGAATCAATCGAAAGGTCGAGCTGTTGCTGAAGCATTAAGGCAACTCGGATTAAAAATCAAGATAAAAGGAATGGAAAAAGCTATTTTGTATAAAGAGAATGGAATGGGTCTTGGAGATTTCACCTTTCTTACTTGGTATGCAGACTATGAATCTCCAATGGCATTTTTAGATCCGGTATTCCATTCAGCAAAAGTCGGAAATGCTGGGAACAGAGCTTTTTACAAGAATAGCAAGCTGGATGAGAGCCTTGCAGAAAATGATATTCAAACTGCAATATCGATTCTTGTTCAAGATAAACCTTGGATATTCTTATGGTCTATCCAGGAGAACTATCTAATTTCTAAAAAAATTATAAATTATCCGGAATTGCTGGATTATCTATAA
- a CDS encoding ABC transporter ATP-binding protein has protein sequence MSIYKRLLGYVGQYKYRLIFGIFLSFLVSVFNGASLTTLIPIFDSLGSGENYKFQFTITKKDQANLLKWKNSEPMARLQEWETYISRTKLQLNEKFASMTTDELVFLFCMIVFPIYLAKLICLAGTVYFINSAGLLAVRDIRHDLYKKMQLLPMNYFVQEKTGILMSRIINDVETMGKIISIDMKDAINDFFYIITHLLILFFLSWKLTLIVFFVIPILMGPVGLLADKIRRATKNQQERLSSLNGDLQEVISGIRVIRAFSREDVESKRFFQVNDDLNKKTFRGHFYHQVGPTITDFAGALLTVIFLGIGAYLMEENGFSRGVFLAFFITLIFLMRPLKQMSILVNLAQASLAAGGRVFDIMDEKIDIVEVKNPKKIDRLQDSIEFRDVYYHYPNAEQPALRGLNLKIRKEETIALVGQSGAGKSTLVDLIPRLIDPGSGQILMDGIDLRELDIHNLRKRIGIVSQNVFLFNGTIRENIMYGSMDASESQLKDACDKAFATEFIEAFEQGFDTIVGERGVMLSGGQKQRISIARALLLDPEILILDEATSALDTESERLIQVAFQTLYKNRTVIIIAHRLSTVKIANTIYYMENGQILESGSHDSLLEQDSYYKKLYELEFANQATGNLNPQL, from the coding sequence ATGAGTATTTATAAGAGATTGCTTGGATACGTTGGTCAATACAAGTATCGTTTGATTTTTGGTATATTTCTGTCATTTCTTGTTTCGGTTTTTAACGGAGCAAGTCTCACAACTCTAATTCCCATTTTTGATTCCTTAGGTAGTGGTGAGAACTATAAATTTCAATTTACAATTACCAAGAAAGATCAGGCCAATCTTCTCAAATGGAAGAATTCAGAACCCATGGCAAGGCTGCAAGAATGGGAGACTTATATTTCTCGAACGAAATTACAGCTCAATGAAAAGTTTGCATCTATGACAACAGATGAGTTGGTTTTTCTTTTTTGTATGATTGTTTTTCCAATCTATCTAGCGAAGTTAATCTGTCTTGCGGGAACGGTTTATTTTATAAATTCAGCAGGATTATTAGCCGTAAGAGATATACGTCACGATTTATACAAAAAAATGCAGCTACTCCCAATGAACTATTTTGTTCAGGAGAAAACGGGAATTTTGATGAGTAGAATCATAAATGATGTTGAGACTATGGGCAAGATCATCTCAATCGATATGAAAGATGCTATCAATGATTTCTTTTATATAATTACTCATTTACTAATTTTGTTTTTTCTAAGTTGGAAGCTTACCCTGATTGTATTTTTTGTAATTCCAATATTGATGGGACCTGTAGGTCTGTTAGCTGATAAAATTAGAAGAGCTACCAAGAATCAGCAAGAGAGACTATCTTCACTAAATGGCGATCTCCAAGAAGTTATATCCGGGATTCGAGTTATTCGAGCCTTTTCAAGGGAAGATGTTGAGTCAAAAAGATTTTTCCAAGTCAATGATGATTTGAATAAGAAAACTTTTCGCGGACATTTCTATCATCAAGTTGGCCCAACAATAACGGACTTCGCTGGTGCTTTACTAACTGTGATTTTTCTTGGAATTGGGGCCTATCTCATGGAAGAGAACGGTTTTTCCCGTGGTGTATTTCTTGCGTTTTTTATCACCTTGATATTTCTCATGAGACCTCTTAAGCAAATGAGCATATTGGTCAATCTAGCTCAAGCGTCCCTTGCTGCAGGTGGAAGAGTTTTTGATATCATGGACGAAAAGATTGACATAGTTGAAGTCAAGAATCCGAAAAAAATTGATCGTCTTCAAGATTCAATTGAATTCCGAGATGTCTATTATCATTACCCAAATGCAGAACAACCTGCACTTAGGGGTCTCAATTTAAAAATTCGAAAAGAAGAAACAATCGCCTTGGTTGGACAAAGCGGTGCAGGCAAATCAACATTAGTTGATCTGATTCCAAGGTTGATAGATCCAGGTTCCGGACAGATTCTGATGGATGGAATTGATCTTCGTGAACTTGATATTCATAATCTACGAAAGCGAATTGGTATCGTTTCGCAGAACGTCTTTTTATTCAATGGAACAATTCGTGAGAACATAATGTACGGATCCATGGATGCGAGTGAATCCCAATTGAAGGATGCTTGCGATAAAGCTTTTGCCACCGAGTTTATTGAAGCCTTCGAACAAGGTTTTGATACAATTGTTGGAGAGAGAGGTGTTATGCTATCGGGTGGGCAGAAACAAAGAATTTCCATTGCACGCGCTTTACTTTTAGATCCGGAAATTCTCATCTTAGATGAAGCAACATCTGCCCTTGATACAGAATCGGAACGTTTAATACAAGTAGCCTTCCAAACCCTATATAAGAATAGAACCGTGATAATCATTGCACATCGTCTATCGACTGTCAAAATTGCTAATACGATTTATTATATGGAGAATGGGCAGATTCTTGAATCAGGAAGCCATGATAGCTTGCTTGAACAAGATTCTTACTACAAGAAACTGTATGAATTGGAATTTGCGAATCAAGCCACTGGGAATTTGAATCCGCAGTTGTGA
- a CDS encoding zinc ribbon domain-containing protein, which translates to MDFLLYFYSFLFLLIIVTPSIFLVLRYKENSASPFGDTPNEFVLNLEGERQILISNLADLKAEQETGKMKEGEFREYSKEILSRLNDIDTNLSESKNQTARIYNKSIGDSKNNPTPISANQSNQETLTNYSQSNKTSAINFCPSCGTKSIENALFCHNCGFKFPVA; encoded by the coding sequence ATGGATTTCTTACTTTATTTTTATTCATTTCTATTTCTGCTAATCATTGTAACTCCCTCAATTTTTCTAGTTCTCCGTTATAAAGAAAATTCTGCTTCACCATTTGGAGATACTCCGAATGAATTTGTTCTCAATTTGGAAGGAGAGAGACAGATCCTGATATCGAATCTGGCTGATCTAAAAGCAGAACAAGAAACTGGAAAAATGAAAGAGGGTGAATTTCGCGAATATTCCAAAGAAATTCTTTCGAGATTGAATGATATTGATACGAATCTAAGTGAAAGCAAAAATCAAACTGCCAGAATTTATAACAAATCTATAGGCGATTCGAAGAATAATCCGACTCCAATTTCTGCTAATCAATCGAATCAAGAAACACTTACCAATTACAGTCAGTCTAACAAAACTTCTGCGATCAATTTTTGCCCAAGCTGCGGAACTAAATCGATTGAGAATGCATTGTTCTGTCACAACTGCGGATTCAAATTCCCAGTGGCTTGA